The following coding sequences lie in one Zingiber officinale cultivar Zhangliang chromosome 2B, Zo_v1.1, whole genome shotgun sequence genomic window:
- the LOC122048267 gene encoding uncharacterized protein LOC122048267, producing the protein MASFGKLKIKSDGDDTIHASSKRKGQPATIGKGKGKIASTSTNNGLQVETMLESTDTETTRTSRGRTHLDKLTKQRVQGIRNEVRFNKLGQPVGGAAIAMQSYIGLLAREKVKISYKTWKQVPNEVKELIWESVNLTYDVPPSWKKGCLNSASNKWRQFKSHLTQTFISKKLDKLEELDEPPSGYGLARDDWISFVRTRMSDDFIKLSEQQKEKRKKNIYPHRLARKGYARYAEEIANELCDDDEINRAIIWKKGRVNKEGKFDGQELKQTIDKIDDYIQQKREGTREINGTKEDIITKALNSREHSGRVRAVGGHITPSLFFNGSRWKTDHVDRELLIEQKRELVEARKLIQDQDTRIQNLEAIVYKKGAWGSDIDDKGSCSVKLPQQNDNKLNTDKTFPSHEEFNDVEMQVVDKEVALQGKSVILTLDSSTDIVAYGTVVEVIGVNHSLHGVPLPKNCMRVSIDEAMQKSACLPVPIPNECETIGDAVGTHVAWPKHLLMLRQKKRQMKKTAHVENNQTLLSSVPRSLRVVYCYCKRALENGRKLSIALDHEVFQDDYELNLHLEDISALYHLEPISGNCVVVYIW; encoded by the exons ATGGCATCCTTtggaaagcttaaaatcaaatctgatgGTGATGACACAATTCATGCTTCAAGCAAGAGAAAAGGACAACCTGCAACGATTGGGAAGGGCAAAGGAAAAATTGCATCTACATCCACTAACAACGGTTTACAGGTTGAGACAATGCTGGAATCTACAGACACTGAAACAACAAGAACATCTAGAGGTCGTACCCATCTGGATAAGCTTACTAAACAAAGGGTTCAAGGAATTCGAAATGAGGTAAGATTTAATAAACTTGGACAGCCAGTAGGAGGAGCTGCTATTGCaatgcaaagttacattggcTTGCTTGCTCGAGAAAAGGTCAAGATATCTTACAAGACGTGGAAACAAGTTCCAAATGAAGTTAAAGAATTGATATGGGAATCAGTTAAT CTGACATATGATGTTCCCCCAAGTTGGAAGAAGGGATGTTTGAATTCAGCAAGTAATAAGTGGCGTCAGTTTAAATCCCATCTCACTCAGACATTCATTTCGAAGAAGCTTGACAAACTCGAAGAGTTGGATGAACCACCTAGCGGCTATGGTCTTGCAAGAGATGATTGGATTTCTTTTGTCAGGACTCGCATGTCTGATGACTTTATT AAACTAAGTGAACAAcagaaggagaaaagaaagaagaacataTACCCCCATCGCCTTGCTCGTAAAGGATATGCACGATAtgctgaagaaata gcaaatgaATTATGTGACGATGATGaaatcaatagagctattatttGGAAGAAAGGAAGGGTTAATAAAGAAGGGAAATTTGATGGCCAAGAGTTGAAACAAACAATAGACAAGATT gatgattatatacAACAGAAGCGTGAGGGTACACGCGAAATTAATGGGACAAAAGAAGATATTATTACGAAAGCACTCAATTCAAGAGAACATAGTGGACGTGTGAGGGCTGTTGGAGGTCATATCACTCCATCATTGTTCTTTAATGGTAGTAGATGGAAGACTGACCATGTTGATAGAGAGCTACTGATTGAGCAAAAGAGAGAGTTGGTGGAGGCTAGAAAATTAATTCAAGACCAAGATACACGCATTCAAAACCTTGAAGCAATTGTCTACAAAAAGGGTGCATGGGGCAGTGACATTGATGACAAAGGAAGTTGCTCGGTAAAGTTACCTCAACAAAATGACAATAAACTGAACACCGATAAGACTTTCCCCAGTCATGAAGAGTTCAATGATGTCGAAATGCAAGTTGTGGATAAAGAAGTTGCTTTACAG GGTAAATCAGTTATTTTGACATTGGATTCTAGCACAGAcattgttgcatatggtacaGTTGTTGAGGTCATTGGAGTTAATCACTCTCTCCATGGTGTTCCGTTACCCAAGAATTGTATGCGTGTATCCATCGATGAAGCAATGCAGAAATCAGCATGTTTGCCAGTTCCGATTCCCAATGAATGTGAAACTATTGGTGATGCTGTTGGAACCCATGTGGCTTGGCCAAAACACCTGCTGATGCTACGACAAAAG AAGCGTCAAATGAAGAAAACAGCACATGTAGAAAATAACCAGACTTTGTTATCAAGTGTGCCAAGATCATTGCGCGTGGTGTATTGTTATTGTAAGCGTGCTCTTGAGAATGGAAGGAAATTGTCAATTGCTTTAGATCATGAGGTATTTCAAGATGATTATGAACTGAACTTGCATCTTGAGGACATTAGTGCTTTGTATCACTTGGAGCCAATTTCAGGAAATTGTGTGGTTGTTTACATATGGTAA